The sequence AGCACGGTCATCAGCATCGGGGTCCGCGCATCCGCCTTCACGCTGCGAACGAGGTTCCGCGTGTAGCGCGACCCACGCCAGAGGACCAGCAAGCCCGCGATGAGCAGGATGGCGCCCCAGCCAAAAAACGCCACGAGCTCCGTCAGCTCGTCCCGTCCGGCGTCCATCAACTGGTGACGTTGGGACCACCCATAGAGCATCAACACCGCCCCCACGAGGGCCATCACGACGCCTATCCGGCGGGTCGACGACAGGTCCTGTCGCAACAAGGCAAGCAGCGCGTCACGGTTCAACTGCGCGGTCCTCGTCAGGGAGCTCGCGTTCGGCATCGTGCCAAGCCTCCGGAATCAATGCCCAGCGTCCTAAGCCAGTCAGCCTGCCGCCGATAGCGCGCGATGAGCGTTTCGGGGGCTTTCCGGGCCGGGAAAGGCGGAGCGCCACCCGCGCGCCACCCACGCCGTCAGTCGGCCACGGCCCACAGCCCCACGGTGCCATCCCCCTGCCCCCAGGCCACGAAGCGCCCGTCGGGGGAGAAGACGGCATCACTCGACTGGAGGTCGTTGTCGTCGCCGGCACGAAAGAGGACCTCTCCCGTGTCGAAGTGGTGCAGGGCGAAACCCGGACCGTCGTGCGCAGCGGCGAGCAGGTGCCCCTCCGGGTGGAAGTCCAGGTTGTAGGCGTAGCCGTAGAAGCCTGGAATCGTCCGGACGAGGCGGCGCTCCTCTGTGTGGACGACGGCGACATTTTGAGTGGGGCCCCCCACGACAAGCAGGGGCTCCCGGGGATGGAACGCGACACTCCAGGCCGTCGATGCATCGATGGGCATCGTCCACGGCGGCCCTCCCGACGCCACCTCCCACAGCCAAAGGACGCCTCTCTGGTCATCGCTCCACAGCGTGGCGGCCGCCGCGGCGAAGCGGCCATCCGCCGAGAGGGCGCACGCGGTGACGGAGAACTCCCCCTCCGGCCACGGCAACTCTCGAATCGGACGCCAGGCGCGGACATCCCAGAGAAGGCCCGCTTCCTCGTCCATCACCGCGAGCAGATGGGAGCCGTCCCTGGACGCACAGAGCGTGGTGACCGCATGGGGCAGGAACTCCTGGCGCTGGAGAGAGCCATCCCTGGCGGACAGGGCCTTGAGGCTTGGCCGCCAGAGTCCCGAGGGCGACAGCGCCGGAGCGCCGATACAGAGCACCAGTTCCCCCACCGCCACGGCGGGAGCATCCAGAAGCGGCAACTCAGAGTCCATCACGGGATGGTCCGACACCGTCCTTAAATCCCACCACCGTAGATGTGCGGGGTGACCGTCCTTTGCGACCAGCACCGCGCCTCGGGAGTCGAAGCCCAGTCGCTGGCCCGAGGAGTAGGAGACGCGCACGGGGCCGAGCTGCCGCACGCGACTCAGCCGCGCGGCGTTGGCCGGGGTGATGATGGGACGTAGGGAGGTCATTGGCCTTCTCTAGAGGCAGGTCCCCGTGCTGTGGTCGGGGATGCACTCGGGCAGGATGACGCGCCCATCCATGATGTCGAGCTCGAGGTGATAGTTCATGGAGTACTCGGTGCCCTTGTCCGAGCGTGGCGCGGGGATGGAGCCGCCGCGAAGCTCCAGGCGCACCATCGAGAACGGCGCGACCAGGGCCGCGGCGTCGTGCACGTATTGAGCTGCGGCAACGAGAGGACGGCCGCTTCCTATTTGTACCAGGGGTACGTCAGGTTGGCCGGGAGCAGGAAGCCCCACCCCGCATCGATGACGATGGGCGCTTGGCCGGGCTTGCCATACACCTGCACCGGTACTTGGGTGACACCTTCCTTGTATGGGTACTGCAGCGGTTTGTCCCCCTGGCGGAAATGCACGTTCCGGAGCACCACGCGCTGTTGCTCCGGGCTGTACAGGGTGGCGACGAACAGGAAGTGCTCGTCATCTCCCGGCACTCGCTTGCGCTCCACCGTCATCAGCAACAACGTCCGTTCATCGGACTCCACGCTTCTCACCAACCTCCGCGTGTAGCGGGGCGCCAGCCAGAAGGCGGCCAGACCGATGACAATCAAGAGACTCCCCCAGATGGGGAGCTGGGCGCTGAACGGCCATCGGAACCTTCCGGAATCGAGCGCCCGCTGGAACGATGACGCGCCGTAAAGCACCGCCAACGTCCCCAACGCCACGCCCACGCTGGCCCAGCGGAAGGAGCCCGCGAGGCGCTGTCGCAGCGCATCAATCAATTCGTCACGATTCCCCTGCACGGGCTTCACCTTGGGACGCGCATCCGTCACCACAGAGGACCTCCAGGTTCACTGACCCGCGTCCTAAGCCGCTCCGCTTCGTGCCGATAGCCTCCGTCGACCGCGCACCGGCCCTGCCGGGCGTGCAAATTCCGCCCGTCGCGGGCCAGCGGACTTCCATGGGCCGCCGTGCGGCGACGCCGGGCTGCCCCGCTCGCCTTCGTCGCGCCCCGGGAGCCCGCCCCGCCCACCTCCGACCGGCCCACGCATGTCCGGCTGCCGGGCGGGCTTAATCCTGAGGGACAGGAAGTCACCACGAGGCGCGAAGCCGTCTAGAATCCCCTCCGGCCATGCCCGCCCTGCCCCCCGCACCCATCCCCTCTCACACCGTCATTGGCGCACGGACTCAAGGGGAACGGCTCTCCGCCCAGCTCTTCCACCTCGTCCTGCTGGACACCGAGCGCGCCGGCACCGTCTTCCCCCTGGCCAATGAAGCCCTCCGCGTGGGCAAGGCCCCGGACAATGACGTCGTCATCGACCACCCCACCGTGAGCCGCAACCACCTGGTGGTGCGCCGCCAGGGGGACCGCTTCCTCGTGCAGGACCTGGGCTCCACCAACGGCACCTTCCTCGACGGTGCCCAGGTGCGTGAGGCCTTCCTCCGCCCTGGCGCCCTGCTGGAAGTCGGCGACGTGCGCCTGCGCTTCAGTCCCCAGGTCTCCCCGGTCCAGGTCGAGCCCATCCTGGAGGACCGGCTCGGCGACCTGGTGGGCCGCAGCCTGCCCATGCGGCAGATTTTCGCGCTGCTCCAGCGCATCGCGCCCACCGACTCCACCGTGCTGCTGGTCGGTGAGACGGGCTCCGGCAAGGGCGCCGCCGCCAAGGCCACCCACAAGCTCAGCCCCCGCGCGGGCGGTCCGCTCGTCGTCTTCGACTGCGCCAGCGTGTCCGACTCCCTCATCGAGAGCGAGCTGTTCGGCCATGAGAAGGGCGCCTTCACCGGCGCGGTGAGCCAGCGCATCGGCTGCCTGGAGCGCGCCAACGGCGGCACCCTCTTCCTGGACGAAATCGACGACCTCGCCCTGGACCTCCAACCCAAGCTGCTGCGCGCCATCGAGGACCGGGAGTTCCGCCGGCTCGGCGCCTCCACCCCCATCTCCTTCGACGCGCGCATCATCGTCGCCAGCAAGAAGGACCTGTGGGCGGAGACGCAGGCGGGCCGCTTCCGCGAGGACCTCTACTTCCGCCTCTCCGTCTTCACCGTCAGCCTGCCCTCGCTCCGGGACCGCAAGGAGGACATCCCCCTGCTGGTGGATGCCTTCGCGGGCGAAGGCCTGTGGCCCCGGCTGCCGGAGAAGATTCGCGAGCAGTTCACCGGGCACACCTGGCCGGGCAACGTGCGCGAATTGCGCAATGCCCTGGAGCGCGCCCGGCACATGGTGGACATTCCAGAGCTAGCCGGGGACACCCTGCTGCGCGAGTTCACCCGCGAGGCCCCCGCCGCCGCCGGGGACTCCCTGCCGGTGGAGTTCACCGGCCCCTTCAAGGTCTGCAAGGACGAGCTCATCCGCGCCTTCGAGCGCGAGTACCTCACCCGGCTGCTGGGCCGCGCCAAAGGCAACATCGCCCGCGCCGCCCGCGAGGCCGAGCTGGACCGGAAGCACCTGTACTCGCTGCTCCACAAGTACGGACTCGTTCAGAGCGAGACGGACTGAGGCCCCCGCAGGCGTCTGGCGCGTCGGACTGGCAAACAGCGGACGGAGTGTGGAAGGGACTCGTGACACCCGTGCGAGCCGTGGCATGTTCGCGGCGCACTGGGAGTCAAGCCTCCCCCCTCTAGGAGACGTCAAAGAATGAAGCGTCCGTCCCCCTGGCTCGCCATGATGTTCGCCGGTTTCATGTCCATGCACGCCACCGGCTGCTTCGGCCAGTTCCAGCTCACGCAGAAGATCTGGAACTTCAACAAGAACATCTCCGGCAACAAGTTCGTGCAGTGGCTGATGTTCCTCGTGCTCACCATCATCCCCGTCTACGGGCTGGGCGCGTTCATCGACGCCATCGTCATCAACAGCATCGAGTTCTGGACGGGCAGCAACCCCGTCGCCAGCGTCGATGGCGCGCCGGAGACCACCCGCATCGTCAAGCTGAGCCCCACCGACACGCTGCGCCTGTCGCGTGACGTGGAGACGGGCGTCATGCGCATGGAGCTGGCGCGCGAGGGCCAGGAGACGATGGTCCGCTACTTCGAGCCGCTCGAGGACGGCATGGTGGTCCGCGACGACGCCGGCGCCATGCTCATCCAGGCCCAGGAGGCGACGGACGGCGCGGTGGCGGTGACGGATGCCGCCGGCACCACGCTGACGGTCCACGCCCGTGACGCGCTGGCCGTGGCCCGCCGCGTGTACGAAGAGGGTGGCGCGCAGGCGCTCGCGCAGCACGCCGTGGCCCAGGCCTCCGTGTCCCAGGGCCTGGCCAGCAACACCTGCGTGGCCCAATAGTCAGCACGTCCGCAGCTCACTGTTCGGAAATGTCGGGACATTCGCGGCACCCAAACCCCCGACATTTCCGAACAGCAGCCTGCCTGACGCGCTCCGGCCCCTCCCGCTATTCGGGAGGCGTGCCCGCGTCGGGAGGAGGAACGCCGCCGTCGAGCAACTGGCCCGGCTCCGGGCCGAAGGTCGCGTCCTGCGCCACCACGGAGAAGGTGCCCTCCAGGTTGCGGCCAGCGCCAAATCCATCGCCCCGGCTGAAGGACATGGAGAAGTCTCCGCGCGTGGGTTCGCCCGGGTTGCCTCCAGACTCCAGCTGCAAGTCACCCTTGTTCACCGGCCCGAAGACGCGCGCGGGCTCACCCGCGTTGAGGTGCACCACCGTGGCCCGCGCCTGCCCCGACGGCGTGGTGCCTGCGAGGTTCACCTTCGTCCCGGGACGCAGGTCCAGCCCTTCCGTGGACACGGTGAGGCGGACGACCAGGTCCACGTCCAAATCATTGTTCCGGTAGTAGCTGACCTGGAACGCCTCCGCGTTGCGCAGCACCTCCACGCGGGACACCTCCAGCGGGAAGAGCTCGGACACGCTGCCGCCCAGCGAGTTGTCCGCGAGGCCGCACGCGGCCAGCCCCGCCCCGGCCATCAGGGCCGACAAGCTCACGGCAGCAAGCGTGCGGGCCGCGCGCGTCATCGCTCCACCGCGAGCTTCAGCACGCCCTTGTCCTGCGCCACCACCGGCGCCCGGTACAGGACGACGCGCTTGCCATTGGAGAGGTACGCCAGCTTCGGCGACCAGCCACCGCCGGCGTCCACCAGCGTCTCCCGCCAGATGCCCTGGATGCGCGTGGAGATGACCAACGCGTCGTCGTTCGGGTTGCAGCTCGTGTCATTGCGGCCGGGCTCGGCGGCGCAGATGTAGAAGGCGATGGACGGCTCATGGTGGACCGGGTCGAAGGCCAGCGAGGGGTACCAGCCGCCCGTGCCGTTGTTGAACACGGGGTCCGGCATGGACCAGTCCCGCTCGGACGTGCAGGACGTCGCGGAGGCGTCAGCGCATTCCGTGTACGTCAGCGTGTTCGAGTTCCGGTTCAGCACGGCGACGCCGAACCCCTCGACCGAGTCATACGCGAGCGAGGCCCCGAGCTGCGTGTTCGGAACGGCCTGCACGCGCACCACCGGCGACCACGTGAGCCCGTCCGCATTGCGCCGCTGGAAGTGCACGTCCGTGCCGGTGGCCTGCGCGGCCTCTGGCGCCTTGTCGTGCACCAGAGCTGGCTGGGTCCCCGCCATCACCATGGAGATGTGCCCACCGTAACCCATCTTGGTATCACCGGAGGCCACCGCGACTCGGCGCTGCCAGTTCGTGGGCCCGCCGCTGGCAATCTCCAGGTCACTGGACTGGAAGTCTTGTCGCTCGTACTGCCCGTTTTTCCCATCCCGGTAGGCGACGATCGCCTCGCTCCCATTGAACACGATGGCGGGGTTGAGGCCGACGAGGAAGCCCACGTCCGTCGTGGGATTGACGGGCTGCGCCTCATTCGATTGCCGCACGACGATGCGCTCTGTCCACGCGCCGGAGGCACTGCGATAGGCCACCGCCAGGTCGCTCTGGAACCAGAACGAGGAAGGATCTTCACGGTCGCCGCCCAGGTACGTCACCACCGGCTGGCCGTCCGGTCCGAAGGCCACGGACACACCGTACACACGCTGCACGGTGGCGATGCGCTCCGCCGCGCCGAGCTGCCCGCCGTTGAACTCGCGGTACATCAGGTCCATGTTCTCCACGTTCTCCCGCATCGTCCCGTTGCGGACGAAGTACGCCATGCCGATGCGGTCCTGCGGACCCACGGCCATGGCGATGGAGGAGATGGGGTCGAACTGGCCCTCGCTCGAATCCACCACGAACTTCGCGAAGGACGAGGTGTCGATCGGACCGCCGTCGGGGTTACCGCCCGCGTCAGGGGGCGTCGGGTTGCTGTCCTTGCCACACCCCAGCGCGAGCACCAGGCCCAGAGCCCAGGCATGCCGTTTCATGTGCCACTCCTCGTGTGTTGTCGGCCCTGCACGTCGTGGCGGCATCCTACGCCAGCGCCGCGCGGCGGGGAGCAACCACGCATGTTTCATGAAGCCAGCGCGAAGCGCCTGCGTGCGCTAGGCTCGCGCGCCGTATGACACGTGCGCATTCCAATCGGGGGCGCCTGTCCCGGCGCTCCCTCATCCAGCGGATGACCTTCCTGGGCGGAGGCGTGGTGTTGCTCGGCCCCGCCTGCAAGCGCTCCTCCGAACCCCAAGAGAAGACGCCCCCCGCGGACACCGGCCCCCTGGCCGCGAAGCAGGACGGCCAGGCCCCGCGCACCTTCTCCTCCTTCGAGTACGCAGTGGTGGCCGCCGCCACCGAGCGCATCCTCCCGCGAGACGAAGACCCGGGCGCCCTCGATGCGAATGTCCCCGTCTACATCGACCGCATCCTCCAGACACCCGAGCTGGAGCCCGTGCGCGAGGACTTCCTCTCCGGCGTGGCGGCCCTGGAGCGCCGCGCCCAGCGCATGCACCAGAAGGGCTTCGCCGCCCTGACGGCCGAGCAGCAGGACGAGCTGCTCACCCTCTTCAAGGACAGCCCGCCCCGAAGCGGCGAGGCGCACTTCTTCGAGCTGCTGACGGTGATGACGCTGGAGGGCTTCCTCGGGGACCCGTCCTACGGCGGCAACCAGGGCAAGGTGGGCTGGCGGCTGATGGGCTTCGACACCGTGGGCACCGTCGCGTCCGCGCCGCCGGAAGGCTACGACGGACCCAAGTGCCTGCGTGAATGCGGGGTCCACCGATGAGCCTGCCCGAGGTGGACATCTGCATCATCGGCAGCGGCGCGGGCGGCGCGCCCATGGCGCTGGAGCTGGGCCGCGCGGGCTTCAAGGTGGTGGTGCTGGAGAAGGGCCCGCACTACCAACCCAAGGACTTCATCCACGACGAAATCCTGAACAGCCGCCGGAACTTCTTCATGCCGGTGCCGTGGGAGGAGCCACACCTGGTGCGCCAGGGCGCGAAGGGCCGCTACGAGAAGACGAGCGCGGCGTGGACCGCCAACTGCGTGGGCGGTGGCACGGTCCACATGAGCGGCTTCTTCTACCGGCTCAAGCCGGTGGACTTCCGGCTGCGCTCCACGCTGGGCGCCGTGCCCGGCTCCACCGTGGCGGACTGGCCCATCTCCTACGAGGAGCTGGCGCCCTTCTACGACAAGGCCGAGGCGGAGCTGGGCGTGTCCGGCGAGTCCGTCCCCCACCCCTTCGCCGAGCCGCGCAAGGGACCCTACCCGCTGCCGCCGCTGGACGTGCATCCGGTGGCGAAGGAAATCGACAAGGCGTGCGGCGCCATGGGCTGGCATTCCCTGCCCACCGCGCGCGGCATCCTCAGCAAGCCCTACCGGGGCCGCGCGCCGTGCTCATACTGCGCGCTGTGCGGCAGCTACGGCTGCGAGACGGGCGCGAAGAGCGGCACCAACGCCAGCCTCATCCCCGCCGCCGTCGCCACCGGCAACGTGGACCTGCGCCCCGGCTGCATGGCGCGCACGGTGGAGGTGGACAAGCAGGGCCGCGCGCGGAGCGTCGTCTACCTCGACGCGGACGGCGTGACGCGCGAGCAGCCGGCGAAGGTCATCGTCGTGTCCTGCACCGCCGTGGAGAGCGCGCGCCTGCTGCTCAACTCCACCTCCAGCCGCTTCCCAAAGGGCCTGGCCAACGGCAACGGGCTGGTGGGACGCAACCTCACCTTCAGCTCGTTCGGCGAATCCCACGCCACCTTCCGCCTGTCGAAGCAGTCCGCCGCGCGGCCGTGGCTGAAGGACCCGTCTCCCTTCGTCAACCGCAGCCTCCAGGACTTCTACCTGATGCCCGACGCCCAGTTCGGCTTCCGCAAGGGCGGCACGCTGGGCTTCATGTGGGCCCACCCCAATCCCATCCACGCCGCGGTGGGGCTGGCGGGCAAGGGCGAGAAGGCCCTCTTCGGCAAGGCGTTGAAGGACAAGATGCGGGAGTACCGCGACTCACGCATCCTCCAGTTCGAGGTGTACGCCGAGTTCCTCCCCACCGCCGGCACCTACGTCAGCGTGGAGGACGGCGTGAAGGACCGCTACGGCATCCCCGTGGCGGCCATCACCGTGGACCGGCACCCCATGGACCTGGCGGCCACGCGCTTCCTCGTGGAGCGCGGCGAGGAAGTCCTCCTGCGCCTGGACCCGGATGACGTCCGGCGCGGCACCACCAGCGGTGAGACGTCCATCCTCCAGCACGGCACCTGCCGCTTCGGCGACGACGCGGCGACGTCCGTGCTGGACCGCCACTGCCGCGCCCACGAGGTGCCCAACCTCTACGTGGTGGACGGCAGCTTCATGCCCACCGGCGGCAGCGTGCCGTCCACGCTCACCATCAGCGCCAACAGCTTCCGCGTGGCGGACCACCTGGTGCGCAAGCTCAAGGGCTGACGCTAGCGATTGCGCAGCGGCGTCACGTCCACCTTGATGATGTAGCGCGCCTGCATGTCGGACTCGAACTCGATGAGGTGGTCGCCCACGCCGGTGAGCTCCGCCTCCTCGGTGAAGGCGCCCTGCCGCTCCATCACGTCCAGCACCGCGCGGCCTTCCGTGGCCCGGCGGATGCGCGCCCGGCAGCCCTCTTCGTGGAACTGCACCACCGTTTCTCTGCCCGCCGCGGTGACGTCCTCCAGGAAGAAGCTCACCTTCACGGTGGAGGCTTCCTTCAACTGGACGATGAGCTGCTGCCGGCCAGGGAAGCGGCCTTCCGAATAACTTTCCGAACCGAGAATACAGCCCGCCACGCGGTCGCAGACAGGCCATGCCGCGCCGCAGGAGTCCTTCACACGCGCGCCGATGAAGTCCTCACGCGTGCCGTCGCAGCCTGCCCAAAGCGACGCAAAAAGCAGCACCGCTGCTGCCTGGGCCTTGCGGCCAAACACTGTTACAACCGGCGTCATCTTCAGACCCTCATGCGAGGCGTGTATGTCCATGCGACTGCGTACCCGTTGGCTCCCCATCATCTTCTTCGCCCTGGCTGGCTGTGGGGAGGAGACGGAGCTTCCCCAGGCGCCCACACTCTTCATCGACCGCGCGGCGCTGACGTTCAACCGCGAGTTCAACCACGGCACCTACGTCGGGCAGACGACCTACAACTCGCTGGCCATCCAGAACCGCGGCCTGGACCCGCTGGACATCACCGCCATCACCCTGGCGGCGCCGAGTGTCTTCACCCTCCAGCTTCCCGAAGGCTTCACCCCGAACACGCCCCTGCGGTTGGAGACGTATGACCGCGCCTACCTGACGGTGGCGTTCATGCCCACCGATGACGTGGAATACGACGGCACGATTACCATCGAATCCAATGCCGCCAACGCCGCCCAGCAGGTCATCACCCTCAACGGGCTGGGCGTCGCGCCCTGAAGTCCTCGCGGACCACCGCGTGACGGGCGGGAGCCAGCGCTCCCGCCCTGACGCCACCCGCCTCATGGCTGGTAGGTGAAGTTGCAGCCCCCGGCGTAGTTCTGGATGACGCCGCCATCTCCGTCCGGCGTCGTCCCACCGTCGGTGACGACCGGGCACGACACCGTCGTCCCGCCGTCCACCGGGTAGCTCTGCGGATAGTCCCCGTGGCCGGTGCGCAGCGTGTAGTTCACCCGCTCGTAGTCCAGCCGCTCCGACGCCGTCACATCCACGCGCAGGGTGCCGCCGCGGATGAAGCGCCGCTCCAGGCAGCCGCAGGCATAGGGCGCCAGGGTGACGACGGTGGAGCTGGGACGGTCCTCCAACTGGTAGAGCGGCTGCAGGCTGCTGGTGCCCGCATTGGACGGCGTGTGCCAGGCGCGCAGCGCGTCCGAGCGATAGCCCAGCGTCAGCGGCCCCCGGTTGCCCGTACGCACCGGCGTGCAGGTGCCGACACCGGCGTCCGTCGCATCGCCGTCACAGAAGGTGAGGTCCAGCGCCAGGCCGTGCGGCGTGCCACCGTCGGCCAGCTTCGCCACCTCCCACTGGAGCAGCCACGTCCGGTCCTCCGGCGGCGGCACCGAGGGCAGGTCGAACACGTACGAGTCCGTGTCGGAAGGCACGGCGTCGTAGTCCAACGGGCCGCGCACCCCGAGCCCGTTGACGCGGTCCGTGCCGCTGCGCAGCCGGCCGTGGCCGTGCGACAGCTGACCCGTGACGGAGAACTCCGCCGTGTCGGGCGGCGACGGGAAGGCCGTGGTGGACGCCAGCGTCCGCGCCACCGGCGCCTCCGCGCCATTGACGTAGCGAGACAGCTCGTCCGCGTCCTCCGCGTCCCAGCTCACCTCCAGGCGGTAGTCCTTGTCGTCCACCCACGAGCCGTTGTCCTGCACCAGGAAGTAGTACATCAGCGCGGCGTCATGCGCCGGAACCGGGATGACACCCCGGAAGTTGCTCAGGCCGGTGAAGCGCGAGTTGCCCACGGCCTCCTCGCGAGACGAGTGCAGACACATGGGCGCGGGCAAATCCGTGCGCCGGCAGAAGCGATCCACCAGGCCCCGGGCGTCGGGGTTCTCCGAGAAGTCGCGCGGGCAGACGGCGGCGTCGGTGGCGCAGCTCTCCCGCGACTCGTTCAAGGGGCCCCCGGTGGCGACCAGGGTGAACACGTGCACCACGCGCGAGGCCGTCACCGGCATCGCGGGGAAGCGGCCACCCGTATCCAGCGGCACCAGCCGGTAGCGCAGCAGCGTGGGGGTGCTGAAGGCCGGCAGCCGCACCGAGTACCAATCCTGGTCGGAGATGTAGCCCAGGCGGCCGGTAAAGGAGACGGAGGAGCCGGTAGCGCCGGGCGTGGCGGCGCTCAGGTTGCGCGTGGTGGCACGCTGCGCCCGGTCGTTATCGGGCACCGTCGGGCGCTGCGGGTCCAGCCGGTCCTGCGCGTCCTCCTCCTCCAGCACGCGCACCTCCACCTCGTAGCGCTGCACGAGGTCGCCCTGGGCCGTGTCCCGGTCATTGGTGCCGCGGTAGCCCTTCACCACCAGCGTCCACCGCCCCGCGTGCTCCACCTTGACTTTGCGCGCGGTGGCCAGCTCGCCGCCCCGCACCTGGGGCAGCACCACGCCTTCGTCTTCCTTCTCCGCGAAGCCCGGGCGCCGCAGCTCGTAGGACAGGCGCCAGTTGGGCACGAAGTCCAGGTCGGGCGCGCTGACGTGCACGTAGGCAATCTTCCCCTCCGCCAGGTCGAAGGCGTAGTGGTCCACGTCGTTGTCCGTGGCCAGGTAGCCGGTGGAGGCGCCCATCAGCATCTCCCCGGACTGCGTCAGCACCAGCGGCGTGGCCGTCTCGTGCGTGTCGTTGGGCTCCTGCTCGTCCGGGTTCTGGTCGATGCGCACCGTCAACCGGTACTTGTTACGCGCGTCGAAGTTGGGCCGGGACGGCACGTCTGGCGCGTCCTGCACCAGCACCAGCAGCGTCTGGTTCTCCATCCCGTCGCGCAGCGGCAACACGATGTCCACCGGACGGGGCGCGCCCTGGGCGTGCTTGTCCTCCTTCCTCGCCAGCGAGCCCTCCTTCCCGTCCGGCAGCGGCCCCATGATGGTGACGGACAGATTCACCGCGGTGCTGGACGCCAGGTACGTCCCGTTGACGTTCAGCAGCGTGCGGGCGTTGGTGCCGGGCGGCAGGACGACGCGGTACCAGTCCAGGTCACCGGCGCGCGGCTCGCTGTCCAGCGCCAGGAAGCGCTCCAGCGGCTCGCCCGGCTTGAGCTCGCACTCGGGCCGCGTCAGCGCCTCCTCGCGCGAATTGCACAGGTCCTCCACCACGGGAGTCCCCGCGTCGGGAGTCTCGCCTCCTCCAGACGAACAGGCGGCGAGGACGAGCAACGCGAGCGGCAACAGACGGACAGAGGTAGGCATGGCGTCGGTTCTCAAGGCGTCGGGGGCACGTCGTCGGGGCGGCCGGGGCAGCCGTCGACGAGCTGCTCGGGTTCCACGCGGATGACGCCATCGGCGGGCGACTTGATGCCGCCCACCGGGTAGCGCACGTCATTCACGCGGAAGGTGCGGACAAGCGTCCGGGCGGTGGGGTCGTCTCCGGGCACCATGGCCACGGACATCGCGATGTCGTTGAAGCCCGCCCCGCGCTGCACCACGCCCGCGTCGTCCGCGGACGCCATCGTCGGGGCCAGCAGGACGTTCTCCACGCGGAAGCGGTAGCACTGGCGGCCCAGGTTGTCCGGCGGGCCGTCCGCCTCGAAGGCGTAGCGGTAGCCATTCACCGACAGGTCCGCGGTGTCCACCACCAGCGGCCGGGTGTGCATCCGCAGCTCCATGCGGTTCGTCAGCCCGTCGTTGTCCGGGTCCTCGTCCAGGTCGTTGCTGGCGCCCTGCGTGCCGCCCAGCCACTCCATGCCGTCCGGCACGCCGTCCCGGTCACTGTCCGCCAGCGTCGCGTTGGTGCCCACGAACTGCTCGTCGCAGTCCAGCAGGCCGTCGCAGTCCGAGTCCACGCCGCGCAGCGCCGGCGGACACCCGCGGTCCAGCCCGCCGCCGTCCGGCAGGGCTTCCTGCGTGGGGTTGAAGTCCACGCCGCGGTCGCGGAAGTACACCTCCACGCCGTCGCTGAAGCCGTCCCCGTCCGTGTCCACCTTGTGCGGGTCCGTGCCCAGCTCCAGCTCGCGCGCGTCCGTCAGGCCGTCACCGTCCGAGTCCGCCTCGCCCACCGGGCTGCCCGGCGGCGCGGAGAAGTTGAAGGCCACCATCTCCTTCACGATGAAGGCGCGGCGCACCTGGCCGAAGGTGAAGTCCAGGAAGTTGATGGGC is a genomic window of Myxococcus virescens containing:
- a CDS encoding vWA domain-containing protein, with the protein product MSRVVRILAGVLVAVAMVMACTDSYLYDPRRDTEVPVDRAVTLEGRFCTVGSNEVVRPIKLVVAMDASQSMRVSDPDGARATALVELIQNLPRDPEVHLAVMLFAGSTTAFLTQQPGNPPQDGFVQVSSMDDATLRRLSEQLLTFRNPDTSPNRDSTDFVKPLSDIYSLINTDIARSRLDPGGAQALAQARYSVIFLSDGKPTNDQDDELLRGDAVVRIRQLRDLVEDVRVNTVHVFNPTQPVSSVCDLSGDGGCPLLIINQNADRLEQMATLGGGNFRDFRNNEPINFLDFTFGQVRRAFIVKEMVAFNFSAPPGSPVGEADSDGDGLTDARELELGTDPHKVDTDGDGFSDGVEVYFRDRGVDFNPTQEALPDGGGLDRGCPPALRGVDSDCDGLLDCDEQFVGTNATLADSDRDGVPDGMEWLGGTQGASNDLDEDPDNDGLTNRMELRMHTRPLVVDTADLSVNGYRYAFEADGPPDNLGRQCYRFRVENVLLAPTMASADDAGVVQRGAGFNDIAMSVAMVPGDDPTARTLVRTFRVNDVRYPVGGIKSPADGVIRVEPEQLVDGCPGRPDDVPPTP